In the genome of uncultured Paludibaculum sp., the window GGCAGTACATGAGAGATCCGGGCGAACATCCTTTCGTCTCACTTGCAATCGCCAGTGTTCTGATCGGCATTCTCGATCACTCCTCCTGGTTCGTTGCCTATACCGGCATGTTGTTCGGCTTCTCCACGATGATCGGCCGCGACTGGCCCAAGACAGTGTGGCTCTGGTGCCTGATTCTAGCCGCGGGGGCCCCGGCCGTGAACCTGCTTGCCCACGCCGTCGCAGGCTATAACCCCATGTGTCCGTGGTACGAAGACGCTGGGGCCCGGTTTTTCGCCGCACTTCTGGCGATCATGCCCGGGCTCGGTGCGGGCGTGTTTTACCGCTGCGTCGTCCGCCGCTTACGCTACTCGTCCTGGGTTCAATCTTCTCTGACGGCGTAGGGTTCAATCGCCGTAGCGCGGCCGGTTGTTTCGTCCAGGGTGATGATTACCGCGTGCAGTTCCACCATGTGCTTGGCCGCTTCAAACCGCATCGGTAACTGCGTGAGAAAACGCTGGATCACGGTGTCTTTCTCGACACCGATCACCGAATCGTACGGACCCGTCATTCCGCAATCCGTCAAGTAGGCCGTGCCCTTGGGCAGCACCCGTGGATCGGCTGTCGGGATATGCGTGTGCGTACCCACAAGGCCCGTGATGCGGCCGTCCAGATACCACCCCAGCGCGATTTTCTCGCTGGTGACCTCGGCGTGAAAGTCCAAAAAGCGGACTTTTGTCTCTGTGGGAATCGACGCGATCAGTTCGTCGGCCTTGAGAAACGGGCATTCGATCGCCGGTAGATGTACGCGCCCCTGAAGATTCATTACCGCATACTGTACGCCATTGCGCGCTTTTCCCAGGTAAAGCCCCGAGCCGGGCAGGGAAGCGGCGTAGTTGCCCGGTCGCAGCAGGCGCGGCTCCCGGTTCAGGTAGTCGTAGACCTCGCGCTTGTCCCAGACGTGGTTGCCCGTGGTCAGCACATCCAGACCGAAGGAGAAGAGTTCCTGGGCGACGTTCGGAGTGACTCCGAAACCGCCCGCCGAATTCTCCGCGTTCGCGATGGCTAGATCAATATGCTCGTCCGAGATGATCGATTGGAGATGTTCGGCCACAATTCTGCGTCCGGGCGACGCAAAAATGTCACCGATGAAGAGGATTTTCATTGAGGAAGTGGGGAGCGCACCACAGTAACCGTCCCGGCCTCGGAATCGACCCCGATGCCTAACATGGGGGGAGCCCTCCGGGCGCCTTCAGGCTTCTCCTTGCGGAGCATGCTCACCAGCGCCGTTGTTCGAGTCGAGCTCCAGATTCACTTGATACGGATCAATTATAGAAGCCAGCACGCGTTCCGCAGGAACGCTCCTTAGTTGAAAGGATACCCTGACGGGGGCTTCCTCTCCAAGCAATTCCTTTGCCAGCTCATTTTACGATGGTGGCTTCCCAGCCGCACTTCAGCGGGTCGCGGCACCAGTCCGCGGTGCCTTTGATGGTTTTTCCATCCGCCTGCACCGTGCCCCTCATGTACTTGCGCTGCCCCTGGTTGTAGATGATCACGGTACGGCCCTTCGCCGGACCCATCACAAACGAACCCTTGGCCTCCGCCCCATCCTTGCGATTCCTGTACACAAAGTCGATTGCTTCCGTGGGCTTCCGGAACGTCCAGGTTCCGTAGTAGTCGTAGCCCTCGTTCGTGTAATCGTGGACTTTCCACACCGTGCCCAGGTCCTCGGCCGAAACCGCGCGCGAGGTCTCCTTCTTCCTGGCGGCCTCCGTGACTGGAACCTCCCAGTCCGTTTCGGCACTCCAGCCGCAATTGTTGCCCGGCGGACAAGGCTCCATTCGGCCCCGAATCTTCCGGCCATCGGTCGAAATCGTCCCGATCAGGTGCGCCGCGGAGCCTTCGATGAGAATTACGATCTCCCTGGCCGTTCGCTTTTCGACCGTGACTTTGGAGTACACATGCTGGCCGTCGGAGGTGTTCGTGTAGTCGACGTCGAACCGGTTGCTCTTGCCCATGCGCGTCCAGCGGCCCGTGAGATCCACGGTGGGCAGAATCCACTGGTGCACCTTCCACTGCCGCCCCAGGTCGAGGTTCCTGCCGGCGGCCGTCTCTTGCGCGCTGACGGCCCCTGCCATCGAAAGCACGAGACAGAGGCCAATGAGCAATCGCATGATCCGCTGATGTCCCTTTACGCGCCCTTCAGGCACTCAGCGATCTCTTTTTCCTGGATGCTGCCGGATTTGATCATGCGCCAGTAGGGCTCAGTGATATCAATTGTGGTCGAACCCGCGCCAATGCACCCGCCGCCGTCGAGCACCAGATCCACTCGCCCGTCCATCGTTCCAAAGACCTCAATCCCGGTCTGACAGGTGGGCTGGCCGCTGACATTGGCGCTGGTGGAGATGAGCGGCTGGCCCATCCAGTCGATTAACGCCTGCGCCACGCGGGAGCGCGATTGCCGCAGCGCGAGCCGCCCTGTGTTGCCCGTGACTTTCAAGGGAACCTTGGCCGAGGCCGGCACGATGATGGTCAGCGGCCCGGGCCAGAATCGCCGCGCCAACAGGTAGAAGCGCGCGGGCAACTCCGTCACCAGGTCTTCCGCCATCAGAAAATCGCTTACCAGTAGCGGCAGTGACCGGTGCGGCTCTCGCCCCTTGGCGGCAAAAACTCTGCCCACGGCGTGCAGATTGAACGGGTCCGCCACCAATGTGTACAGAGCGTCGGTGGGAATCGCCACCACCTCACCCCGGCGCAAGGCAACCGCCGCGCGCTCAATGGCTTCAACGCTGGGTTGTTCCGAGTTGATTTCGATCAGATCAGTTGCCACTCGTTCACCTGTCAATGGAAGCCGTCAGTCTAGCGCGACCCGATGGCCTGGGCAACCTCAATCGCCATTTGATAACGGCCAAACGGAGCGCTCAACTGAACGCCATCCACCATCGACCGGACGCTGCAGACCATTTCCTGCGCGATCTTTACGCCTTCGGCCCTCGCCCGCTCGGGGTCTTCCAGCCGCCGCATGCGTTCCATGTATTCATCCGGAACCGGTACACGCAGTTCGTTCACCATGAATTCGGCGTTGCGGAAAGAGGTCAGAGGCCAGATGCCGGTGATCACCGGAATGCGGAACCCTTCTATTTTCTTGAGGAACCGCTCCACCTGCCCGATGTCGAAGACAGGCTGTGTGACGATGTACTCCGCGCCGGCCTGGACCTTCCATTCGGTCCGCCGGATCTCCTCCTCAAAGTTCAGCGCGCCCGGATTGGCGCCCACACCCAACAACAGGGAGGTTTGGGAGCCGATGGGGTTCCCGCCGATGTCCAGCCCGTGATTCAGGTTGTTGACGATGTTCGTGAGGCCGATGGAATCGACGTCGAATACGGCCGTGGCCTCGGGATACGAACCCATGCGCGGCGGGTCGCCCGTGATGCAGATCAGGTTCCGGATGCCGGCTGCGTGCGCGCCCAGCAGTTCGCTCTGGATGCCCAGGATGTTTCGGTCGCGGCAGCAGAAATGAAGCACGGATTCGATGCCCGCGTCGCGCTCAATTAGCTGGCAGGTCACCTGGGCGCTCATTCGCGCGCTGGCGCGTGGGCCGTCCGGCACATTGATGACGTCGATGCCGGCTTCCTTGCACAATCTGGCCCCGGCCACTTCTTTCACGGGGTCCACCCCACGCGGGGGCAGAATCTCTACGAAAGCAACAAATTTCCCGGCGGCGAGTTTGGCACCCAGCGACGACTTTTGCGCCACCGGCACCTTCTCCATGGTTTTGGCTTTGGCCGTCGGCTCCTCCACCGTGACGCTGAGTTGGTGGATGCCTGGTTGGAGGGAGCGCGCTTCGCTCTTGATGCTCTTGATGTGCTCCGGTGTGGTGCCGCAGCAGCCGCCCACCATTTTCACCCCGGCCCAGAGCATCCGTCTGGCGTACTGCGCCAGATACTCCGGCGAACTCAGGTAGATGGCACGCCCTTCCACCTGTGTCGGGTGGCCGGCGTTCGGCATCCCCGAGACGGGTTTGTTCGTGAACGCCATCATCCGTTCGAGCGTCTCGAGCGTGGCCTTGGGGCCCACCGAACAATTCAAACCCACCACATCGGCGGTCGATGAGTCGAGGAACTGAGAGAACTTCTCGGTGGAGGTGCCGTCCGGCATGTTGCCGTCGTCGTCGATGGTCACCTGGGCGACGATCACCATCTCCGGGCCGGCGAGTTCGCGAGCGGCGGCCAGTCCTTCGCGCAGTTCGGTCAGCTGGGAGAATGTCTCGAAGATGAGGAGATCGACACCCTCATCGAGCAAGGTTGCGATCTGCTCGCGGAACATGGCCCGCGCTTCGGCGAAGGACGTCGGACCCAGCGGTTCCAGGTGTACGCCCAGCGGCCCCATCGCCCCGGCCACGAAGACGTCGCTTCGCTCGGCTGCCGCTTCCCGCGCCAGACGGACGCCCGCCCGGTTGATGGCCTCCACTTTGTCGCCCAGGCCGAACGTCGACAGGCGCGCCCGCGTTGCACCGAACGTGTTTGTTTCCAACACTTCGGCCCCGGCGCGGACATACTCCTGGTGGATCTCCCGCACCATCTGGCCCGCGCTGAGGTTCAGCTCGTCGAAGCAGCGATTGATAAAGACGCCGCGAGTGTAGAGCATCGTGCCCATGGCCCCGTCGGCAATCACCGCGCGCTTGCCAATCAATTCCCGGAACTCGGCGGCTCGCGAAATCTTCTGTGTGGTCTCGCTCATTATGGTTTCATTCCCGCCTACCTCTGGCATTTCGGGCAGTAATAGGTCGAACGGCCGCCCTGGGGGATTCGGCGGATGGCTGCCCGGCATCGCCAGCAGGCTTCCCCCTCACGCCCATAGACGGCTACCGGGAAGTTCTCGCCCTCGGAGAAGGTGCCCGGCTGTTCGTAGGCGGCTACTGCTGAGTCTAGCGCAGCCGTCAACACCTCAACAATGTGGCGGTGCAGCCGCTTTAGCCGCACACCGCTGATTTCATTGGAAGGTTTCGCCGGGTGGATGCCGGCCTGGAAGAGCGCCTCGGCGGCGTAAATATTGCCCAGGCCTACGACTGCACGCTGTTCCATCAATAATAACTTGATAGGTTTTGACGTCTTCCTGGCTTGAGCCTCAAAGTAGCTGGCCGTGAATTCGGGCGAGAACGGCTCCGGGCCCAGGTCCTCAAAAAGACCGTCGACCGACTCATGGAAGCTCAACCGGCCTAGCGCCCGCGGGTCATCCAGAACCACGCCGCGCCCGTCATTCAAACCCAACCACGCGCGCACGGTGGCAGGCCGCATTCGAATGTCCGGGATCACGATCAGGTTGCCGGTCATCTTCAGGTGGACTCGCACGACCGGCCCACCGCTCAGGCCCAGTAGGATGTTCTTGCCGCGCCTTGTGACCGATTCCAGGTTCCGGCCGATCGCCTGCTCCAGCCCTGTCGCCGTGGTGGGCCGGAACTGGCCGGCCGAGACGATGGACCGCCACGGCTCCGCCGCCCGCAGTTTCCTGGTAACCGCCTCGACTTCAGGGAGTTCCGGCATCTACCAGATCTCCAGTTCCACCGGCGCGCCCAGCCCGACGCCCAGCATCTTGGCCGCTGACTCCTGGTTAACCGCCACTTCCAGATTGCCGGAACTGCCCGTGATCAGAAACGGCTCCTGGTCGCGGGCGGCGGCATAGCTGGTGAGTACCTTGGTCACGACCAGGAGTCCTACTTTCAGCGCCATGCCCTTAGGCTGCATCGAAGAGAATTCCTCGGCGGGGAGGTTGGTAATCAGGTTTCCAAACCGATCGATGTGGACAATCTCGCCCTGCCAGAATCGGCGGCCGGTGCGGACTGGCGCCGATGTGGTTTGCCGCAGCGCGTCGCTCACTAGTGGTCCGACTTTGGCGGGGATGACTCCGGCTGAGAGATGAGCGCCAATTGGCGCAAAAACATCTCTACCGTGAAAGGTTTGCGAGATATTCTTCAACCATAACTTTGTATTTGAAAGATGCCGGACCTTTGCGCCCTTGCGGCCCAGCAGGTCGCTGAACAGACCATTGTCCGGTCCGACGAAGCGATGTCCTTCCGCTTCTACCAACAGTCCCCTACGTTCACTACCGACGCCAGGATCGACGATACAGACGTGGACGGTACGCTTTGGGAAATACGGCCAGCTCTGCGATAACAGAAACCGTGCCTGCGCCACCTGGTAGGGCTCGACCTCGTGGCTGATGTCGATGACCTGAGTCTTAGGGGCGATGCCCGCGATGACGCCCTTCATGACGCCGACAAAGTGGTCGCGCAGTCCGAAGTCGGTTAACAGAGTGAGGAGCGGCATGGCTACAATTAGAATAACGGGCTTACGTGTACTACTTCGATCACAACGCGACAACTCCCATTGCGCCAGCCGTTCTGGAAGTCCTCCAGAAGGTGCAGGCCGAGGTCTGGGGCAATCCTTCCTCCATCCACACTCCGGGGCAGAAGGCCCGTCAATGCGTGGAAGCGGCGCGTGCGCAGGTCGCCCAGCTTCTAAACTGCGACGTCAAGGAAGTAGTCTTCACCTCTGGCGGAACCGAGAGCGACAATCTGGCGGTGCTGGGCGCGCCCACCGGCCATGTGGTGACCGCGGCCACGGAACATCCGGCGATCCTGAGCGCCGCGCGGCACCAGGGGAGTTGCACGGTGGTTCCCGTCGACTCGAACGGCCTGGTGGACCCGGATGAGATCCGCAAAGCCATCCGGCCGGATACGACGCTCATCTCGGTGATGCACGCCAATAACGAAACAGGCGCAATTCAACCGGTCGAAGCCATTTCCGTCGTGGCCCGGGAGGCTGGTGTCCTGTTTCACTCCGACGG includes:
- a CDS encoding L-threonylcarbamoyladenylate synthase, translated to MATDLIEINSEQPSVEAIERAAVALRRGEVVAIPTDALYTLVADPFNLHAVGRVFAAKGREPHRSLPLLVSDFLMAEDLVTELPARFYLLARRFWPGPLTIIVPASAKVPLKVTGNTGRLALRQSRSRVAQALIDWMGQPLISTSANVSGQPTCQTGIEVFGTMDGRVDLVLDGGGCIGAGSTTIDITEPYWRMIKSGSIQEKEIAECLKGA
- a CDS encoding TIGR00282 family metallophosphoesterase gives rise to the protein MKILFIGDIFASPGRRIVAEHLQSIISDEHIDLAIANAENSAGGFGVTPNVAQELFSFGLDVLTTGNHVWDKREVYDYLNREPRLLRPGNYAASLPGSGLYLGKARNGVQYAVMNLQGRVHLPAIECPFLKADELIASIPTETKVRFLDFHAEVTSEKIALGWYLDGRITGLVGTHTHIPTADPRVLPKGTAYLTDCGMTGPYDSVIGVEKDTVIQRFLTQLPMRFEAAKHMVELHAVIITLDETTGRATAIEPYAVRED
- a CDS encoding SAM-dependent chlorinase/fluorinase — its product is MPLLTLLTDFGLRDHFVGVMKGVIAGIAPKTQVIDISHEVEPYQVAQARFLLSQSWPYFPKRTVHVCIVDPGVGSERRGLLVEAEGHRFVGPDNGLFSDLLGRKGAKVRHLSNTKLWLKNISQTFHGRDVFAPIGAHLSAGVIPAKVGPLVSDALRQTTSAPVRTGRRFWQGEIVHIDRFGNLITNLPAEEFSSMQPKGMALKVGLLVVTKVLTSYAAARDQEPFLITGSSGNLEVAVNQESAAKMLGVGLGAPVELEIW
- a CDS encoding bifunctional homocysteine S-methyltransferase/methylenetetrahydrofolate reductase translates to MSETTQKISRAAEFRELIGKRAVIADGAMGTMLYTRGVFINRCFDELNLSAGQMVREIHQEYVRAGAEVLETNTFGATRARLSTFGLGDKVEAINRAGVRLAREAAAERSDVFVAGAMGPLGVHLEPLGPTSFAEARAMFREQIATLLDEGVDLLIFETFSQLTELREGLAAARELAGPEMVIVAQVTIDDDGNMPDGTSTEKFSQFLDSSTADVVGLNCSVGPKATLETLERMMAFTNKPVSGMPNAGHPTQVEGRAIYLSSPEYLAQYARRMLWAGVKMVGGCCGTTPEHIKSIKSEARSLQPGIHQLSVTVEEPTAKAKTMEKVPVAQKSSLGAKLAAGKFVAFVEILPPRGVDPVKEVAGARLCKEAGIDVINVPDGPRASARMSAQVTCQLIERDAGIESVLHFCCRDRNILGIQSELLGAHAAGIRNLICITGDPPRMGSYPEATAVFDVDSIGLTNIVNNLNHGLDIGGNPIGSQTSLLLGVGANPGALNFEEEIRRTEWKVQAGAEYIVTQPVFDIGQVERFLKKIEGFRIPVITGIWPLTSFRNAEFMVNELRVPVPDEYMERMRRLEDPERARAEGVKIAQEMVCSVRSMVDGVQLSAPFGRYQMAIEVAQAIGSR
- a CDS encoding DNA-formamidopyrimidine glycosylase family protein, producing MPELPEVEAVTRKLRAAEPWRSIVSAGQFRPTTATGLEQAIGRNLESVTRRGKNILLGLSGGPVVRVHLKMTGNLIVIPDIRMRPATVRAWLGLNDGRGVVLDDPRALGRLSFHESVDGLFEDLGPEPFSPEFTASYFEAQARKTSKPIKLLLMEQRAVVGLGNIYAAEALFQAGIHPAKPSNEISGVRLKRLHRHIVEVLTAALDSAVAAYEQPGTFSEGENFPVAVYGREGEACWRCRAAIRRIPQGGRSTYYCPKCQR